In one Vicinamibacterales bacterium genomic region, the following are encoded:
- a CDS encoding inositol-3-phosphate synthase yields the protein MNKPKTIEKAEGKLGIMLVGLGAVSTTTIAGVLAIRRGLAKPFGSLTQMGTIRLGKRTEANSPRIKDFVSLASLDDIEFAGWDLFEDNAYEAAKTAGVLERDLLDQVRPELEAITPLPAVFDRKYVKRLDGPNVKKGSSKQDLAEQVRADIQKFKRDRGLSRLVMVWCGSTEIYLQESAVHASIEAFEQGLARNDENIPSSMIYAYAAIKEGIPYANAAPNLSADIPALIQLAQQTGSPLAGKDLKTGQTLIKTIVAPGLKARLIGVEGWYSTNILGNRDGEVLDDPESFKTKEESKKSVLDYIFQPKLYPELYEKLCHVVRINYYPPRGDNKEGWDNIDIFGWLGYSMQLKINFLCRDSILAAPIVLDSALFLDLSRRAGMSGIQEWLSFYYKSPMHAAGLYPEHDLFIQLMKLKNTLRYMQGEELITHLGREYYD from the coding sequence GTGAACAAGCCGAAGACGATTGAAAAAGCCGAAGGTAAGCTGGGAATCATGCTCGTCGGCCTGGGCGCCGTGAGCACGACGACGATCGCGGGGGTCCTCGCCATTCGTCGCGGCCTGGCCAAGCCGTTCGGGTCACTGACTCAGATGGGCACGATCCGTCTCGGCAAGCGGACCGAGGCCAATTCCCCCCGCATCAAGGATTTCGTTTCGCTCGCGTCGCTCGACGACATCGAATTCGCTGGCTGGGACCTCTTCGAAGACAACGCCTACGAGGCGGCGAAGACCGCCGGCGTGCTCGAACGCGATCTGCTCGATCAGGTCCGTCCCGAGCTCGAAGCGATCACGCCGCTGCCCGCCGTGTTCGACCGCAAGTACGTGAAGCGTCTCGACGGACCGAACGTCAAGAAGGGCAGCTCGAAGCAGGACCTCGCCGAGCAGGTGCGCGCCGACATCCAGAAGTTCAAGCGCGACAGGGGTCTCAGCCGGCTCGTGATGGTGTGGTGCGGCAGCACTGAAATCTACCTGCAGGAAAGCGCCGTGCACGCCTCGATCGAGGCGTTCGAGCAGGGCCTGGCGCGCAACGACGAGAACATCCCGTCGAGCATGATCTACGCCTACGCGGCGATCAAGGAGGGCATCCCCTACGCCAACGCGGCGCCGAATCTGAGCGCCGACATCCCGGCGTTGATCCAGCTCGCCCAGCAGACCGGCTCGCCGCTCGCCGGGAAGGACTTGAAGACGGGGCAGACGCTGATCAAGACGATCGTCGCCCCCGGCCTGAAGGCCCGCCTGATCGGCGTCGAAGGCTGGTACTCGACGAACATCCTCGGCAACCGCGACGGCGAGGTGCTCGACGATCCCGAGTCGTTCAAGACCAAGGAAGAGAGCAAGAAGTCGGTCCTCGACTACATCTTCCAGCCGAAACTCTACCCCGAGCTGTACGAAAAGCTCTGTCACGTCGTCCGCATCAACTACTACCCGCCGCGCGGCGACAACAAAGAAGGCTGGGACAACATCGACATCTTCGGGTGGCTCGGCTACTCGATGCAGCTCAAGATCAATTTTCTCTGCCGCGACAGCATCCTGGCGGCTCCGATTGTGCTAGATTCCGCGCTGTTCCTCGATCTGAGCCGCCGGGCAGGCATGAGCGGCATTCAGGAGTGGCTCTCGTTCTACTACAAGAGCCCGATGCAC
- a CDS encoding methyltransferase domain-containing protein, with protein sequence MGWFRKDSARDALAVTMAGVKLGDRFLSLGVRDAPLIAALATRAGLTGRACVVDPDAARAAAGAAAVHEQGAFVEAEPAPWDRLPFDGASFDIAVARDLLASLEHEHRTRAAAEVLRVLRGGGRFVVIESTKRTRIAPDAMTSPLILAGFAAVRVLAHADHTIFVEGIKKA encoded by the coding sequence ATGGGCTGGTTCCGCAAGGATTCCGCGCGCGACGCGCTGGCGGTCACGATGGCGGGGGTCAAGTTGGGCGACCGCTTCCTCTCGCTCGGGGTACGGGACGCGCCCTTGATCGCCGCGTTGGCGACCAGAGCGGGGCTGACCGGCCGCGCCTGCGTCGTCGACCCCGACGCGGCGCGGGCGGCGGCGGGCGCCGCGGCCGTCCACGAACAGGGCGCCTTCGTCGAGGCCGAACCCGCGCCGTGGGATCGCCTTCCCTTCGACGGCGCGAGTTTCGACATCGCGGTGGCGCGCGATCTGCTGGCGTCGCTCGAGCACGAACACCGCACCCGTGCCGCTGCCGAAGTGCTGCGCGTGCTGCGCGGCGGCGGCCGCTTCGTCGTCATCGAATCCACGAAACGCACGCGGATCGCCCCCGACGCGATGACGTCGCCGCTGATCCTCGCCGGGTTCGCGGCGGTCCGCGTGCTCGCGCACGCCGATCACACCATCTTCGTCGAGGGAATCAAGAAAGCGTGA
- a CDS encoding SDR family oxidoreductase produces the protein MHTVVVTGASSGIGRAAAVRFGREKAAVVAVGRKKRVLDAVARDIEAAGGRAAVVEADVTAAGAPDEIVARAVAAFGGISALVNAAGIIANGTVENTADAAWDQMLDINLRAPFRLMRAAAPQLIVSARETHNASVVNVSSVTGLRAFPNVLAYCVSKAGVDQLTRCAALEMAPHGVRVNAVNPGVVVSNLHRRSGMNEDAYAAFLEHSKTTHPLGRAGDADEIADLIAFLASDRAGWITGETISIDGGRHLTCAR, from the coding sequence ATGCATACGGTCGTGGTTACCGGCGCGTCGAGCGGCATCGGCCGTGCGGCCGCCGTCAGGTTCGGACGTGAAAAGGCAGCGGTGGTCGCGGTGGGGCGCAAGAAACGGGTCCTCGACGCGGTCGCACGCGACATCGAAGCCGCGGGCGGCCGGGCGGCGGTGGTCGAGGCGGATGTCACCGCCGCCGGCGCTCCCGACGAAATCGTCGCGCGGGCGGTCGCGGCGTTCGGCGGCATCTCGGCGCTCGTCAACGCCGCCGGCATCATCGCCAACGGCACCGTGGAGAACACGGCGGACGCCGCGTGGGATCAGATGCTCGACATCAACCTGCGCGCCCCCTTCCGCCTGATGCGTGCCGCGGCGCCGCAGCTGATCGTGTCGGCGCGAGAGACGCACAACGCCTCGGTCGTCAACGTCTCCAGCGTCACCGGGCTGCGCGCCTTTCCCAACGTGCTCGCTTATTGCGTCAGCAAGGCGGGGGTCGATCAGCTGACGCGCTGCGCCGCGCTCGAGATGGCGCCGCACGGCGTCCGCGTCAACGCCGTCAATCCCGGGGTAGTCGTCTCCAATCTCCACCGGCGCAGCGGCATGAACGAGGACGCCTACGCGGCGTTCCTCGAGCACTCGAAGACGACGCATCCCCTGGGACGGGCCGGCGACGCCGACGAGATCGCGGATCTGATTGCGTTTCTCGCCTCGGACCGCGCCGGCTGGATCACCGGCGAGACGATCTCGATCGACGGTGGTCGACATCTCACCTGCGCGCGCTGA
- a CDS encoding TonB family protein, with product MTTTTLEPTDVYSAGEIARAAGARTHEVHELARAGLIRPLTGAGYFTGADAVIAFRALAGGGGERPLFRPTAGVRREPGLPLAVSGSLHAATVLVVALLTSAGLTRNQARDASSHTPSQLVFLVSPGPGGGGGGGGLKDPVPAPAAQRHGVEAMRSPVAVHRRPPPIVAVRHTPPPRVEPARNVRPDPPPVEKAAAIQPVFAPVTPAAPDPRERAGVTTPAAADHDSHGPGTDGGVGSGRGTGLGEGDGSGIGSGTGGGAGGGPYRPGTGITPPSILREVRPDYTDEGRRRAVEGDVVLEIVVRADGSVGSVKVLQGLGAGLDQRAMDAVRQWRFNPAKRYGTPVDVIVEVAVEFKLR from the coding sequence GTGACCACCACCACCCTCGAGCCGACCGACGTCTATTCCGCGGGCGAAATCGCCCGGGCGGCGGGAGCGCGTACGCACGAGGTGCATGAGCTGGCTCGAGCGGGGCTGATTCGTCCGCTCACGGGGGCGGGGTATTTCACTGGTGCGGATGCCGTTATCGCCTTCCGGGCGCTGGCCGGAGGGGGAGGAGAACGCCCTCTCTTTCGGCCCACGGCGGGCGTGCGACGCGAGCCGGGCCTCCCGCTGGCCGTCTCCGGAAGCTTGCACGCCGCTACCGTGCTCGTGGTGGCCCTCCTGACCTCGGCCGGCCTGACCCGGAACCAGGCGCGTGACGCCTCGAGCCACACGCCGTCACAGCTGGTATTTCTCGTGTCGCCAGGCCCCGGAGGGGGTGGCGGCGGCGGGGGGTTGAAGGACCCGGTTCCCGCGCCCGCCGCTCAACGGCACGGCGTCGAGGCCATGCGCAGCCCGGTCGCCGTGCACCGGCGTCCGCCGCCAATCGTCGCCGTCCGTCATACGCCGCCGCCGAGGGTCGAGCCGGCGCGCAACGTCCGCCCGGATCCGCCCCCGGTCGAAAAGGCCGCGGCCATCCAGCCGGTGTTCGCGCCGGTGACGCCGGCGGCCCCCGATCCGCGCGAACGCGCCGGTGTGACCACCCCCGCTGCGGCCGATCACGACAGCCACGGCCCCGGCACCGATGGCGGCGTCGGGAGCGGCCGGGGAACAGGGCTTGGAGAAGGGGACGGCTCCGGCATCGGATCGGGCACCGGCGGCGGCGCCGGCGGCGGCCCATATCGTCCGGGCACCGGCATCACCCCGCCGTCGATTCTCCGTGAGGTCCGCCCCGACTATACCGACGAGGGGCGGCGCCGCGCGGTCGAAGGGGACGTCGTCCTCGAGATCGTTGTCCGCGCCGACGGCAGCGTCGGATCGGTGAAGGTGCTGCAAGGTCTCGGCGCTGGACTCGATCAACGGGCGATGGACGCCGTCCGCCAGTGGCGATTCAACCCGGCGAAGCGCTATGGCACGCCGGTGGACGTCATCGTCGAGGTGGCGGTGGAATTCAAACTTCGGTAA
- a CDS encoding FxLYD domain-containing protein has product MDATLVTVTVLSMGMAGTLSVIVWRLLRDEQRRSEARIAALTAAASAPAVDAAPPPIGDGPVRKPAPVIGAFRAASSHAPSDLPLRLAGATPAAEPVTAAAMFAPPADAPAWGNRLAIIAALVLVGASALLIAMTAGRARAAAHASNGAAAPQAPLEAELELLSLRDTRDSGALTISGMVHNPRTAPALARVTVTAYTFDDKGAFLASGRALLDVTALAPGEDSPFVVSVPAGDAVARYRIGFRAENGRVIGHVDRRQQGPVASAQRLPEETHE; this is encoded by the coding sequence ATGGATGCCACACTCGTAACCGTGACCGTACTGTCGATGGGAATGGCGGGAACGCTCAGCGTCATCGTCTGGCGACTGCTGCGCGACGAACAGCGCCGCAGCGAGGCGCGCATCGCGGCGCTGACCGCTGCGGCGTCGGCGCCGGCCGTCGACGCCGCACCGCCGCCGATAGGGGACGGCCCGGTTCGGAAGCCCGCGCCGGTGATCGGGGCCTTTCGCGCAGCCAGCAGCCACGCGCCCTCCGATCTGCCGTTGCGACTGGCTGGCGCGACGCCCGCCGCAGAGCCCGTGACGGCCGCCGCGATGTTTGCGCCACCGGCGGATGCGCCGGCCTGGGGCAACCGCTTGGCGATCATCGCCGCACTCGTACTCGTCGGCGCTTCGGCGTTGTTGATCGCGATGACGGCCGGCCGCGCACGCGCCGCCGCGCATGCTTCCAACGGCGCCGCGGCGCCGCAGGCCCCCCTCGAGGCCGAGCTCGAGCTGCTGTCGCTCCGCGACACCCGCGACAGCGGCGCCCTGACCATCAGCGGCATGGTGCACAATCCGCGCACGGCGCCGGCGCTGGCCCGGGTCACCGTGACGGCATACACGTTCGACGACAAAGGAGCCTTTCTGGCCAGCGGCCGCGCCTTATTGGACGTGACCGCGCTCGCGCCCGGCGAGGACTCCCCGTTCGTCGTGTCGGTGCCGGCCGGTGATGCGGTCGCACGCTACCGGATCGGGTTCCGTGCGGAGAACGGTCGGGTCATCGGACACGTGGATCGGCGGCAGCAGGGTCCCGTGGCGTCGGCGCAACGGCTGCCGGAAGAGACACACGAATAG
- a CDS encoding VWA domain-containing protein, which produces MRSKRFSIVAISLALAGAFVAAQQPAAPPAGAPQEPPAFRFRTGVELINVNATVTDLSGRFVPGLAREDFRVFDDDALQTVTHFSAERVPVSIGIVLDTSGSMDGEKIVAARAALNRFLSELLDVDDEVFLYRFDNAPQLLQGWTKDKQVVSDAVARIQPRGGTALYDAVADAVQMAQQGHNRKKAVLIISDGNDTSSRTDVFAVKQLIRETEVLVYAIGVDTSGVVTQPRRYHPAPSFSPNRAFFQRGIPIPMPFPMPGRRPPAQPPPSNPPGSGGSGGSNWHRGGNDDHVNVAALRDITDDSGGRTEIIRYARDLDPATAGIADELSRQYYLGYSPQGPQDGRWHTIRVEVRNQSYHVRARRGYVAAK; this is translated from the coding sequence ATGCGCTCGAAACGTTTTTCGATCGTGGCCATCTCCCTGGCGCTGGCCGGCGCCTTCGTCGCGGCGCAGCAGCCGGCGGCGCCGCCGGCGGGCGCGCCGCAGGAGCCGCCGGCGTTCAGGTTCCGCACCGGCGTCGAGCTGATCAATGTGAACGCGACGGTGACGGACCTGAGCGGCCGGTTCGTGCCGGGCCTGGCGCGCGAAGACTTCCGCGTCTTCGACGACGACGCCCTTCAGACCGTGACGCACTTCAGCGCCGAGCGCGTCCCGGTCAGCATCGGCATCGTCCTCGACACGAGCGGCAGCATGGACGGCGAAAAGATCGTCGCGGCGCGCGCGGCGCTCAACCGCTTCCTCTCGGAGTTGCTCGACGTCGACGACGAGGTCTTCCTGTATCGCTTCGACAACGCGCCCCAGCTGCTGCAGGGCTGGACCAAGGACAAGCAGGTGGTCAGCGACGCAGTCGCGCGCATCCAGCCCCGCGGCGGCACGGCGCTCTACGACGCGGTCGCCGACGCCGTGCAGATGGCCCAGCAGGGTCACAACCGCAAGAAGGCGGTGCTCATCATCTCCGACGGCAACGACACCAGCAGCCGCACCGACGTGTTCGCGGTGAAACAGCTGATCCGCGAGACTGAAGTGCTGGTCTACGCCATTGGCGTCGACACGTCGGGCGTGGTCACGCAGCCCCGGCGCTACCATCCAGCGCCGTCGTTCTCGCCGAACCGGGCGTTCTTTCAGAGGGGGATCCCGATCCCGATGCCGTTTCCGATGCCCGGACGCCGGCCGCCGGCCCAACCGCCGCCGTCGAACCCGCCCGGGTCGGGCGGCTCGGGCGGATCGAACTGGCACCGCGGCGGCAACGACGATCACGTCAACGTCGCCGCGCTTCGAGACATCACCGACGACAGCGGCGGACGCACCGAGATCATCCGGTATGCGCGCGACCTCGATCCGGCAACGGCCGGCATCGCCGACGAGTTGAGCCGCCAGTACTACCTCGGTTACTCGCCGCAGGGACCGCAGGACGGCCGCTGGCACACCATCCGGGTCGAAGTGCGCAACCAGTCGTACCACGTGCGCGCCAGGCGGGGGTACGTCGCGGCGAAGTGA
- a CDS encoding ZIP family metal transporter — MSLVPIAVGLSILGSLGGVIVASSFLLLGEPIRTRLIPWLISFAVGTLIGVALLDLVPEALVALAPRPAMFTLAAGILAFFLLEKAVIWRHCHEDEACHVHNRAASLVIVGDSFHTFVDGAVIAAAVLTSVPLGLTTALAVAAHEIPQEVGDVAILLRAGYSRRRAFTLNVLAGGGGILGAAAMIVAGRALPQVLPYVLAFAAGNFLYVAMADLIPDLHRGNSGAARQLLLIAAGVVVIALL, encoded by the coding sequence GTGTCCCTCGTCCCCATCGCCGTCGGCCTCTCGATTCTCGGCTCCCTTGGCGGCGTCATTGTCGCCTCGTCGTTCCTGCTGCTCGGCGAACCGATCCGCACCCGCCTGATCCCGTGGTTGATCAGTTTCGCGGTCGGCACGCTCATCGGGGTGGCGCTGCTGGATCTGGTGCCGGAGGCGCTCGTCGCGCTGGCGCCACGGCCGGCGATGTTCACGCTCGCCGCCGGCATCCTGGCGTTCTTCCTCCTCGAGAAAGCGGTGATCTGGCGGCACTGTCACGAGGACGAAGCCTGTCATGTCCACAACCGGGCCGCGTCGCTCGTCATCGTCGGCGACAGCTTCCATACCTTCGTCGACGGCGCGGTGATCGCGGCGGCGGTGCTCACCTCGGTGCCGCTCGGCTTGACGACGGCGCTGGCCGTGGCGGCGCACGAAATTCCACAGGAGGTCGGCGACGTGGCGATCCTCCTGCGCGCCGGCTATTCGCGCCGGCGCGCGTTCACCCTCAATGTCCTCGCCGGCGGCGGCGGCATTCTCGGGGCAGCGGCGATGATCGTTGCGGGACGGGCGCTCCCGCAGGTGCTGCCGTACGTGCTGGCGTTCGCGGCCGGCAATTTCCTCTACGTCGCCATGGCGGATCTCATTCCCGATCTGCACCGCGGCAACAGCGGCGCGGCGCGGCAACTGCTCCTGATCGCCGCCGGCGTGGTGGTGATAGCGCTGCTGTGA